In Nilaparvata lugens isolate BPH chromosome 5, ASM1435652v1, whole genome shotgun sequence, the following proteins share a genomic window:
- the LOC120348854 gene encoding denticleless protein homolog, which produces MNVIDYFNREYNGRPSTLGVDLALKRLTVEPLNTLKDFDVWDSATCKFCKTPGNEDYFAVVNEAGNAAIVDTKDNSDLIPEIELKAHDNAIFDLDWSDCDNRLLMGSGDRTASLWDLHEGELTKINDFAAHTRSLRTVAFTPQQKDVFATGGRDGLIVIWDARSASPNVLDVHTKPENIIQNVKLLKKKDAAAFSICSVLFQDSVHLFSCGISET; this is translated from the exons ATGAACGTAATTGACTATTTCAACCGAGAATACAATGGACGTC CTTCAACTTTGGGTGTCGATTTAGCATTAAAAAGACTGACAGTTGAACCCTTGAATACGTTAAAAGACTTTGATGTTTGGGATTCTGCCACttgcaaattttgtaaaacaccGGGCAATGAAGATTATTTTGCAGTTGTAAATGAGGCAGGAAATGCTGCCATTGTAGACACCAAGGATAATTCCGATTTGATTCCTGAAATTG AATTGAAGGCGCACGACAATGCCATATTCGATCTGGATTGGAGCGACTGCGACAACAGACTGCTTATGGGGTCGGGCGACCGCACCGCGTCGCTGTGGGACCTTCACGAAGGGGAACTCACCAAAATCAACGACTTTGCCGCTCACACTCGCAGCTTGAGGACGGTTGCGTTCACGCCTCAACAGAAAG ATGTGTTTGCGACGGGAGGCCGGGATGGTTTGATTGTGATCTGGGATGCTAGAAGTGCATCTCCGAATGTATTAGACGTTCATACAAAACCTGAAAATATCATCCAAAATG ttaaattattgaaaaagaaagATGCGGCGGCCTTCTCCATATGCTCTGTACTCTTCCAAGACAGTGTGCATCTCTTTTCCTGCGGCATTTCAGAAACGTAA
- the LOC120351463 gene encoding uncharacterized protein LOC120351463 — protein MWRTRRPGSPCCARLSFNANEVNVVDWSRSSQTKIVTGSDLFDTEPGCCGDSSQDLLVLLWRVPDEPTNDESHECYDSDESDESDECSPSQPSYEFAAIQWIEDTKHASNRRCFRACRPLVNKRPAITEMNSPTVNLPNHVIDGTSPLHRCSPHSRKEKENRNWLSSLKKKTPSSLNAKSTPSSHHAKTPSSLNPKSLQIRKSQSTSKKPKACGNLLKFFKAAAKEDTPGATPLPLDSVPEVGNFAESSLMNGVAMMDI, from the exons ATGTGGCGCACCAGGCGTCCGGGCAGCCCATGCTGTGCCCGCCTCAGTTTCAACGCCAACGAAGTCAATGTGGTCGACTGGAGTCGTTCCAGTCAGACCAAG ATCGTCACCGGTTCGGACTTATTTGATACTGAGCCGGGTTGTTGTGGTGATTCGTCACAAGATCTGCTGGTGCTGCTTTGGAGGGTACCCGATGAGCCAACCAATGATGAGTCTCATGAGTGTTATGATTCTGATGAGTCTGATGAATCTGATGAGTGTTCCCCCTCCCAACCCAGCTATGAGTTCGCCGCTATCCAGTGGATAGAGGACACTAAACATGCGTCAAACAGAAGGTGCTTCAGAGCGTGCAGGCCGCTTGTCAATAAAC GCCCAGCAATCACTGAAATGAACTCGCCGACCGTCAACCTGCCCAACCACGTGATCGACGGCACCTCCCCCCTCCACCGCTGCTCACCCCACTCCCGCAAGGAGAAGGAGAACCGCAATTGGCTGTCTTCCTTGAAGAAGAAAACACCATCTTCGCTTAACGCCAAATCAACACCATCCTCGCACCACGCCAAAACACCCTCCTCACTCAACCCGAAGTCTTTGCAAATCAGGAAATCGCAAAGCACCAGCAAGAAACCGAAGGCCTGCGGGAATTTGTTGAAGTTTTTCAAGGCCGCCGCAAAAGAGGACACCCCTGGCGCTACGCCCCTACCGTTGGATAGTGTGCCGGAAGTGGGCAATTTTGCCGAGTCTTCGTTGATGAACGGTGTCGCTATGATGGATATTTAA